The following coding sequences lie in one Changpingibacter yushuensis genomic window:
- a CDS encoding HEPN domain-containing protein yields the protein MADDLLCLNSETEWSGLWWLPDAPDEQIPGTLRYAPGTGSTLTLMGRLEDRIMSKPENGKVTVYQGLQSWDAIHGVANRREITLLGCSPTHSPITWGARVKSPEKQVISVDSALVGAHIASPEESAFLGCDFSVEDLGVWAASSALQSAFELEDGRLNGKSTLELSPASETSVEVDGTNYSLSHRYTLPFVETRRGVDFGRATDTPFVRVNPSDGCPLEDAIRYAGLFQDLLSLSAHRACGVLWLRLRLSGPTVDSLPERPVPARYAEVLYRPTVIGDGDAEAVKPHRVLFTCNDVPFEEIVPRWCEVHERLQAAASMILGLRYDPALYIENNLLISVGAAEVLQGKLHVGSPPIPEEEFALLREQILSNVSEERRDWVRSKLQNTPNLRSRLLGLVERMDAGVVDLLMPDKDRWAQSASQARNDLAHQGQTPRHSMEELSAVVRVTTAVVVLNLLQELGISAERQREIVQTNPNLRQTASDARRWLGRKTS from the coding sequence ATGGCCGATGACCTCCTATGTCTGAATAGCGAGACAGAATGGTCCGGGCTTTGGTGGCTACCTGACGCCCCGGACGAACAGATTCCAGGGACGCTCCGATACGCGCCGGGGACTGGATCGACGCTCACTCTCATGGGTCGCCTTGAGGACCGGATTATGAGCAAGCCCGAGAACGGCAAGGTGACTGTCTACCAGGGGCTTCAATCCTGGGACGCCATTCACGGAGTGGCTAACCGCCGAGAGATCACGCTCCTCGGTTGCTCACCGACGCATTCGCCCATCACCTGGGGCGCGCGAGTCAAGAGTCCGGAGAAGCAAGTCATCTCAGTGGACTCGGCATTGGTCGGCGCCCACATAGCGTCACCTGAGGAGTCAGCGTTTTTAGGGTGCGATTTCTCCGTGGAAGACCTTGGAGTCTGGGCTGCTTCGTCTGCATTGCAGTCAGCATTCGAGTTGGAAGACGGCAGACTCAACGGCAAGAGCACTCTCGAGCTTTCACCTGCCTCTGAGACGTCAGTCGAGGTAGACGGGACGAACTACTCCCTCTCTCATAGGTACACGTTGCCCTTCGTGGAGACTCGGCGCGGGGTTGATTTCGGCCGCGCCACGGACACACCGTTCGTGCGAGTCAACCCTTCGGATGGATGTCCGCTGGAGGATGCGATCCGATATGCAGGCCTGTTCCAAGACCTCCTGTCTTTGTCCGCCCATCGAGCCTGTGGCGTTCTCTGGCTGCGGCTGAGGCTTTCTGGCCCCACCGTTGATTCGCTGCCCGAGCGCCCGGTTCCCGCACGGTACGCGGAAGTCCTCTATCGCCCCACAGTCATAGGCGACGGCGATGCTGAAGCGGTGAAGCCGCATCGAGTGTTGTTCACATGCAATGACGTGCCGTTTGAGGAGATCGTCCCACGGTGGTGCGAGGTTCACGAGCGACTGCAAGCCGCAGCGAGCATGATCCTGGGTCTCAGATACGACCCGGCTCTGTACATCGAAAACAACTTGCTGATCTCGGTCGGCGCTGCCGAAGTGCTCCAAGGGAAACTGCATGTTGGCTCTCCTCCGATCCCTGAAGAAGAGTTCGCACTGCTACGGGAACAGATCCTTTCTAACGTGTCTGAAGAACGCCGGGACTGGGTTCGGAGCAAGCTCCAGAACACTCCGAATCTCAGGAGCCGTCTCCTTGGGCTTGTCGAGAGGATGGACGCGGGCGTGGTCGATCTCCTAATGCCAGACAAGGACCGGTGGGCACAGTCCGCGTCGCAGGCGCGTAACGATCTTGCTCACCAGGGACAGACTCCGCGCCACTCGATGGAGGAACTGTCTGCGGTCGTCAGAGTCACTACCGCGGTTGTTGTCCTCAACCTTCTTCAAGAACTTGGCATCTCTGCCGAGCGCCAGCGAGAGATCGTTCAGACGAACCCCAATCTGCGCCAAACCGCCTCCGATGCTCGCCGCTGGTTGGGAAGGAAGACCTCCTGA